In the Thunnus albacares chromosome 10, fThuAlb1.1, whole genome shotgun sequence genome, CATAAAAGTCAAACTAACAGATGAGAGCCTcgcaacaaaacataaaactgaaaagtAGGGATTCACcaatttgacttttttcatCCCTGATACTAATTCCAGTACCTCAACTCTGATTATCTGCTGATATACAGCACCAACTCAACACCAGCAATCTTTTTCTCCCTAATTAAAGATCAGTCTACTTCactgtgtggattattttttatgtaaggTAACACCAGAGATTATTACTGTACTAGTACTGAATGatagcagaaacactgaatttcataatgacaaataaactgTACTTAATATGGATCAATCACGTCTGGCTGATACCCGAAACTGCTTAATAAGGTCAGTTTCAGCACTAATACCAGTCCAGTGGATCAGTGAATCACTACCGAATGAATAGGAGAGGCAGTTTGAgggaacaaaatcaaaaaatagCCCAAACAAAATAAGGAACTCTCACAGAAATGTCTTGATATGTGCATTAATTAGtaaatagatttattttcaATGAACAGCTGctttatttcttaaattgttttcagtgaaacaaacttgaattaaataaataaataaatgaaaacgcGTGAGTACCTCTGTTCCATCACTCCTTTGGACGGGGAAAACTTCACTCCACAGCTGGATGCCAGTTGTCTCCGGTTCTGAACCCCCTCTCCATGAAAACCCTGTCAGCGGCTCGTCGTCCTGACccagccagttttcatcacccTGCAGTAACACAAAAACGACACTTTCAAGCCCACTCAGTGAAAGGTGAAAGTTAAGAAACCCTCTAGCTTACTTAAGAATTGAAATATGGCTTCTCATGTTCCTTCAATCATCCTGAAAAATATAGAAGCAGAAATTCCGGCTGCTCTGCATAATTTACAACACAAAAGCAGAGCAAAGGTCTTATTGAGGACATAATTATCTCCCTCAGTTAGATGTTCATTTCACTGCACTGAAAGATTAAAGTTTCGCCTGACGGTGGCACTACAACAAAGGTAATGGAGTCACCAAAATCACTTTAGACTCATCAGTGAGCACAGCGAATGTAATGCCACCCAGGaattagtttataaaatatgctaagacaaacaaacagaggcaGAGACGGATTCACACAGACTCCACCTCTTAACTGAGGTAATGACTACTCTGTGAACTAGTCAGTTCACATGTTACAGCAGGGACGGGCGATGATGTGGGATGACAGTGTGGAGGATTTCATTCCAGCCATCATCTGTTAGTGATTTTCCACAGAAGAGGAAGGAGTATAGTCAGGATGACCTGCTGTAACCACTCACTAGTGAACacagaaatactccattatCAGTTTATGTTTACTCAGCAAACAGTATATTATAGTTTGTAACATATATTTGAGTTGGTCTATTTAGTTATTGCTTATAATTTAACCcattgtatttgtttcttttacctaactcattgtttttatattttatgtcaagtggctgctgtaactctttaattttcctttgggattaataaagtactttctctctctctctctatcaatCTATCTAGCTAGTAGCCATCTTGTGATCTAGTCTCTGAGTACTGTAGACAGATATGTGGATCAACATACTTGTCTTGAGAAGCGAGACTTCGTGTGATAACGTGACCCACCTTTCTGTACATGTAACGGAGCATGAAATCAAGCAGGAAACTCTTCCCCTTCCTGAATGCGCCAGCCACCGACAGCACCACCACATGCTTGTCTCGGACCTCAGGAGCCAAAAGAATCTTAGCCAAAGCCTCCGTGTCCAATGTGAAGGAGTGATCCTCCTTACACACTGTGACGACCTGAACTGGGCCTGGTTCACTCCCCATTGTTCAGAGGTGCTGGTCCCTGTGGAtatcacagacaaaaaaatattatttttttaaaaattattattaaaaaacagtttgaactGGAATCTGtccattattattttgttaaactGTGCAGTCTATAAATTGTCACAAAAAGGTCAAACATCCATCAGTTTcctgtctttaaatgtctttttttgcgacaaacagtccaaactacaaaaaaattcagttcataaagaaataaaacaaagaaaaacagcaatttcTCACATATGAGAAATTGCAGCCAGTTAATCTTTGCtgtttgcttgataaatgacttttaCCAAAACAGTTCACTGTTAATCTTCCAGCACAGCTGCaaataacagttattttcattaatcGATCAATCTGCCAGTTTCCTAAAATCCAAGGTGACAAATTGCCTGATTTGTtagaccaacagtccaaaacccaaaaacatttttctatcaCATAAGActaagaaaagcaacaaatcctcacaaatgacTGGCTGGaattgttgctttaaaaaatactaaaatgatgaatcgattagcaaaacagttgctgattattttGCTCTCggtcaactaatcgattaatcgttgcagctctaccttCCAGTTACTTATAGATAGATAATAGATTTTAAAGTGCTGCTCTGACTTTATACATCAATTAACAGCTTTGGGCCAAAATAAATTTCTGATCTCGAATACTTTGATCTAATAGATCTTTGGGGAGCAGACAAGTGGCAGCGCCTACagccagaaccagaaccagagcaAAACAGCTACTGAGCTGCACACAGATGGGGCCAACAACAGCCATATAATctaactgaaattaaaaaccCTTTGATTAATTTCTCTACCgcatttttatttcctttattgaATTTGGAGCAAATGATGTGTCATAACTGCACTTCTGTCatcatttttgcaattttgcaATCATTTTTTGTCAACATCATTTTTGTCTatgtgtatttcatttaattttaactgacagagagagagagagagagagagagagagagagagagagagagagagagacagacagagagacagacagagagagagagagagagagagagagagagagagagagagagagagagagagagagagagagagagagagagagagagagagagagagagagagagagagagagagagagagagacagagacagagagtgaatgaggGTGTGGTGTtagcgagaacaaagcagtgactcagttaaataaaatgttattttctgattgtttcactaTACTCCGCACAACCCTGTGGGAAAGTGACACATtgccagattttgtgtgaatacaGAGATTCATCctgtccactgtgtgtgtgtgtagctcagccgTACCCccggtcaagcagacacacagacctgcaccTCTtctccatgacacagagacgagacgagagcagagcagagcagaggagagagactgagacagcgatgtaacctggttgctaCGCTACAAGTCCTGACCGCAATgggctgtggctcaggaagtagagcgggtcgtccactgcTTGGAAGATCAGTGGTTtgatccccagctcctccagtccgtatgaggaagtgtccttgagcaagatactgaaccccaaatagCTCCCAAAGGCtgtgccattggtgtgtgaatgtgtgaatgcatTACATTGCTACCatgcaggttggcaccttgcatggtagcccctgccatcagtgtatgaatatgTGTATGAATGGTTGAATGTTTGCACATAGAGTAAAGCACCTtaagtggtcggaagactagacaggcgctatataaatgcagcccatttaccCTGTGGGATGTTATTGgttgggggctacacacccattGCCCAATGGTTCCCCAGAAACATCCTgatacaccaccacacacttctagtgggttataagtgatgattgagagggattatttttgtatgagtccatacattgttttttgagaaaatcctgcatagtatacctttaaatcgtattttattctattctattttttattgtgtttttaaatgttgcatttttttcaccttGTGTAAAGGCCTTGAATGGCCTCTGTGTTTTAAAGGTGTGActatgtttttgatttattgttttggctataaaatgtcaacaaatagtgaaaaatgcctgttataatttcttggAATTCATGATGACGTCTtctgttttatctgatcaacagtccaaagtttaaagatattcagtttactgccatTTATGACGgtgaaaagcttcaaatcctcacatttaagaagctgcaatcagcacattttttgtgtttttgcattaaaaatgactaaaatgattatacaatcatcaaaacattgactaatcgattaatcaacaaGTCCTTGCAGTTCTAGTTTTTTTCTGCCAGCTGGCACTTCAGGCTCTGGTTACTTGTGATGGGCATTGAGTCACAGATTTATCTATAAATGGAAAGACAagtagattaatcaatcatGACAAAGTTGTGGGCTTGCAGAGCATATTATTTGAAGATCATGTTGCTGAGCCTTTTATTTCCAGCTTCATTAAGATAtgagagttgggtgataattatACTCAATGCTGTTTACTCTGACAGTAAATGTCATCTCTGCTGTGCTTGTTGTAGCTAAAATCAGACATGCACTGACTCTTGCACAGCATCAGTCACAATGTTTAGCTCTGTATAAAGCTGACTGTGGGGTGCTCTTATGGGTGTCATGCTGTTTTGCCCCCAGCTTGTGGATCCAGCATGCTCTCAAATACAATGTTCATTTTAGCTCCTTCAATGGGCTGCATTGTTACAGCTTTCTGTGGAGGATGTTCTCTCCCATGATGAGTAAACAGGGAGTTGCTTTCATAAGCAGCTTATCTGCTTGCTCTCTCCTTTCACCAACATCTCAACACCTCAGAAGGTGTGGCTCTAAGAATAAAGTATGTCTGGCATTTCTCTGCAGTGAATGTGGTAGACCAAGTAGATGCCATGAAGCAATCACTGCACTTCCAAATCATTGTTTAGTAATCTCACTGACTGTTTGCACAAGACAAACTTCTCTTCATAACTAGCTAGCGTTAAACTGTAAATTACAGTAACGATACCTCTATACAACCTAGCTCTCTATAATTTAAATTGCTTTATGTGGCAGCTGCCGCTCACACTGACAGCGATGTTGTCTACGCTGGCAGAAAGTTACTAAAGCTAAACAGATCTCTGACGTTAACCTGGATTAATTTGACCAGCTAATCATTTAACTAACGCCATAACTATTGACGGGCTAACTACCTAGCTGACGGTGCATGTTAGCGCACAACATACATCAAACTAACACAGTACAAAGCTAACATGTAGCCGTTGTTAGCTGTTAAAGAAAATTAGTTGTTAAAACTCACAACACTGCAACGACATTTCAAGATTTACGCCCTAAATCAGCTCGAATATGACTTATTTGCTTGATTAAACTCCCGTTTTCAGTGTATTGTTACCTTTGGTGTCTTCAAACTGCTTCAACACAAACTCATGAGAGTCGAGAAACGACTGAGACGTTACTCTTTTTTTGCACTGGCATGAAAACAACCATGAAAACTTTTTTCCAACACGAAACTCGCATACTTCCGTTATCAACCCGCGCAATGCCCTTTGGGAAATAGAGTTTCATTGATTCCTTCCCTGCTAGTGCTTCATTTGTTTACGAACTACGTTACCCAGTGTGCCCTCGTTTTCTCGCAGACATGGGAAATTTAGTTTTTAAACGTAAAGTTACGAATACGGAACCTCCGGGCAGGTAATGTAAAACAGGAGTTTGCCTATATGCAAATCATATCTGAGGAACTATAGAGGAATAAGTAGCTTGGCAACAGGGTTTCAGACAACATATTATGTGAATATGTGTAGAAGAGACTGTTTTTGATTACAGAGGTTTGTAAAATGCCCACACATataatacaaacattttttataaacTGTAATTAAACTGTACTGCtcccaaaataaaacagatatgTTGCCTGaacagaaaaagcagagagaTACAGTCTTAGGTCACAAGAACAGCataacagatttttatttgttagaTTACAAAATCGAAAGCTTTTGAAAATACAtacaatttacagaaaacagaaattcaGTACCCTGAAATGTAAAGGGGTTGAAATGGCAGTGAGTTCCTCTTATAGTTTTAACTGAAAATTTAAATCAAACAATTCCTGATTGAAAACATCTCAGCTTACAAGATTACATCAAGGTTTATccaaatttacagaaaacatttaacatttccaGGAATTCAGTAGCATCACATTTTGAAGCTAAAATCAACTCTAACAAACATGATCAACAGAGTGACCAGTGAGTGTAAAGAAACTAACTAGAATCAAAACTGGAAGTACTTATGTTGCTGTAATTGATCAGTGCTTTCACATACTTTTTGGGTTAAATCTACAGTTTTAGATTATAGCTTAAGTCATCTTTTAATGAAGTATTATTTACTTGACTACTGTTTGGAAAGACAGCAATTTCAGAATAGGCTACAGTTACAGTGCTAAAATATAATGAgcaatagagctgcaacaattattcaattaattgatttgttgattgacagaaaattaattgtcaactattttgataattaattaattgttttgagtcattttttaagaaaaaaatgcccaaattttctggttccagcctcccaaatgtgaatatttcttgGTTTTTTtggtcctctatgatagtaaactgaatatctttgggttgtggacaaaacaagacatttgaaggcatCACTTTGAGGTTTAGGAATcagtaatcaacatttttcaccatttactcacattttatagaccaaaaactaattgattaatctagacaataattgacagattaatcaataatgaaaattatcattagttgcagccctaatgagCAGTTATTCAATTTATCTTTGCTTTAAGTGTCTAATAAAACttaattataaaaaaagatgGTCACTACTTTTAAGAATTAGAAGTGTGGGGTGTATTCATATTGAAACAGTAACAGATGTGACTCCTCATAAGAGCTACTTTTGTACTTCTCTTGAACAGCTTTTAACACAATATAAATCTTACTTTAAGTTGAGAAATATCTTAACAAACAGTGCTTCTACTTGAGTTGGAAGTACAACTTCCACCCCTGAGAATGACCAGagcctgataaaaaaaaaaaatcacagtgcAAAACCTAAAAACTTCTATTAATACTTTCCTCCTCACTTTGAATATCTTAGAGTAtaattttaatagtttttcatagttttcagTTTAATGTTACACTCATGAGTCTATGTCCATGTCACAGTTTGGACAAGTGTATGGTAGGAGAGAAAAAATCAGCTTGTGCATTGAAAGTTCCTGAATCAAGTGACGTAATGTGATTCATAGTCTTGTTAGTCCATCAGAAAAGTTGATCTATATTTTTAACTAACTACATAACAATACGCAAACCTTAGGGCAGTGTCAacgggaagaagcagctgattTAACAATTATCCATAAGACTGTTAAAACATAAATCCCCATTTTTGTTGGTCTGTTGAAGTATTTGCTCGTCGCGGACTGAAGCATTGCATCAGTTGTGACTGTTAAGTTGGATATAATATTAATATCCACCTCCTGCCAGGTccagcagtgatccagcagcCTCTTGGGCCTCGGCGTCGAGCTGAAGGATCTCTACAGTCTCCAGGTCCAGCTCGGTGTCACCCGGCAGCACCAGGTACTGGTACTGGTGAGACTGGTAGTAGTGTAACTCGATGTACCCGCTGTCTGACAGGGGgtctttctccatctcctcaCTGACCTCCTCCTGCTGGTAATCGACCGACTCCATGGTGACGAGCTCCTCGTGATCCGGGGTCAAAGGGCAAGGTGGGTTTTCAGCGAAAGATGGATTATCAGTGATCAGGGTTTGGGGTGAGGGCGTGGACAGGAGGAGGGTGTGTGAAAGAGGGTCTGCAGGAGTAGAAACAATGAAAGAAGAATTGAaagcttgtgtttgtgtatattttatataaataaagatataaataataacTTGTTTTCATGCAGCCACTTGTCAGATTCTTCAGTGGGCATGTGGGTACGTATGGTGCATAGGTTTGGAAATAAAATGAGGGGGCATAAAGGAGACTAGCTAGGCTATTTCTGGGTTGCCAAGGTAATAAAAggttgttgccatgacaactgaacacaaacacaggaacaaTGTTGCATGCTGAGAACgctgcagagagggagaaaagctGCAGGTAATAAAAGTGTCACAGAGAGCTGTTGCTTTCTATTGATAAAATATTGTAGGCTAAAAGAAATTCATAAAGGGTCAAATATGCGGGTTCTTGTGCTAATTAAAGGACATGAGCCTGCCGTGAAGTTTCCTCATCACTAACCTGAGATTTCCATAGAGTCACACACCGCAGGCACCCCGTAGTCAGCTCCCTCCAATCTGGACACAACGAGGAAAGATAGTTAGACAGATACTTAAACATAAATTTAGTCggtcagatgtgtttttgtttaaaataccTCAGTAAAAAAGCgtcattaaaaatgcaaaattattcAGAAACACCTCACACActacagataaataaaacaacatcatcACATATACTGCTCTGGTTAGAAAGAGGTCCACAAAAATATTAAGtgttaacataaaaatgacCAACCCAGTAGAAAAAATAATATCCAGGGAGGCTAAATGaacatattattaatatttagtAGGGATTTAACTAATGATTAGTTTCCTTATGgattaatttgtatatttttacaaaacattttgtataaAAACTGTCACTGCCATTGCAATTTCCAAAAGCCTCAAGAAAAGTCTTCAAATAGCttcttaaaatattaaaatactgaggcaattctcacatttgagaaggtggAGCCATCaaatgttttgccttttttcttaataaatgaCCTAACCAACTATCAAATTTATTGTCaatcaatgaattgattaacCAACTAGATGTATCACCATTAATATTTAGAATTTACTTGTAGTTCATTATCTGATGAAGAGTTAATGAACACAAAAATTGTATCTTCTCCACCTTTGATTATCAGTTGTTTTGGTCATTTATCAGGTAACAATACCTCACATTTGCTGGTTACAACTTCCAGCTTCACAGATGTAAAAAGCTgcttgcttttctttgtttaatattgtttaattataaatgtaataCTTTGGAATTTTTGCTCCTGTAAACACTAAATACTCAATTTTAAGAAGTCAATCTAGGCTCTGGTAACTATCAgcaattattatatattatttaaaatcattatttttgacattttatgtcctaaaagattaataaaaaagagattaactgagaatgaaaataactgtttggTGCATCCCTAATGCTTATAAAAGACTTATAAAGACTTAAACTGTGCGATCATACTCACAGTTCAGGCTTGTTTATCAGATTGCTGTTGGTGCTGTGATAACTATGCGTCTTTCTGAGCACCTCGAGGAGCGCCGGCCGGTACtctggacacacacaccacagcgATCCCTTCCCCACTGACTGAAACAAATAATCAACAGACAAGAAATCAAAGATATTAGTCTTAAGCaacactgacagatcagactGTATAACAGCTGCAACACATGTGCTGTTCATAATAATTTCCCTTTAAGGAGGTCTAATTTTTGTCTTAACAGTTGGATTTGTTATGTTGCACAAGAACATCTCAGTAAGATGGATGCCCTCAGATATGGCCTCCTGAACCTCAGTactacaatttaaaaacaaacttcttGACTCACTACATGATGCTGTTGCCCTCAGTGTGAAAACCCACCTGGCTCTTGTCCCTCTGAATGCGACGGAAGCTCTTGCTCAGGGATAGATTGTGTCGGACGGAGTTCCTCCAGCCTCCAGACGCTGTCCTGTAGTAGGGGAAATTGTTCACAATCCATTCATAGATGTCCTTCACTGGAAGCCTCTTGTCCGGTGAATCTTCTATCGCCATGAAGATCAGACTACTGAAGGAGTACGGCGGCTTGGAGGAGCCAGGAGAAAAAGACTGAGAAGACGTGGAGGACTCTAGCTGAGGCAGTGGTGCCATTTTGGGAAGGGGCTGTAGCGGTAGCAGGTTGCCCCTCTGATGCAGCCAGCTGAGGCAGGTCAGGTCATCTTGGTCAGATATGTTCGCCAGGCTGAGGCATTGTACATTTTGTCCTTCGAGGCACTGAGACGCTGTGCAGTGTGAAAGAGGGGAGGAAGACTGAAAAGACTCTGCTGTTGCTGGAGAAAGTGAGGTAGGGGATGGAGGGAATGAAATAGGTGAAAGCGGGAGCGAGACGCGGCCATTTGAGCAGGTCTGCTGTGGCGAGgaagagaaaggcagagacCCTCCGAGAGTGGTGGGACACGGAGACGAGGGTGGCAGTGTATGAGAGCtattctccatctctctcccagGAGGAAACTTCTGTCATTCAGCTGTACCTCTGCTGAAAAATAAGTCAAACAGGAATCAAAATTACTGCTGTGAGAAAGGATTGCATTGAGGACTGGGTCAGGTCAGGTCAggtcagcttttttttttttttataattgtgGTTGTTCTGAGGTTTGTGGTAATGTTGGTGTCCATGAATATGTTGATGTCATATAAAAGCACTAACATACCAGTACAGTGACATTGATGTTTACACTATTTATTATGGTGCTGTGCTCTCCCTGTCTTTTGTACTGACTTGAGATGTGTACCTGTTGTCTGTCCTATATTTATGGTGGCACTCAtgattaataaagtatttcatAATCCAGATTCACAAATCAATAATTTTCTGTTTcaaacatcctctatcctttaGACCCTGGCTGTGTGTctaggggaaaaaaacagcagcgAAATTGCACCGGAggtatttgcattttttcctgttttatcgGTTTTTAGGTaaaagcaaaccaaaatttAAATACTACTTttcaacacaaataaatatcCAAACATGCAGGACAAATAAAAGTTTTACACTAAAAAGATGTCAAGGAAAATACTGCAAAAGAAACCGCTAAACAGCTTGATGAAGTTAAATGTTAAGCCATCCTTTTCCACTCTGATGAACATCCACTAAAACGTTCAAAGTCCACTATGTGTCCACTCTCACCGTAACACCTTCAGTTCATAATAGACGCAAATCGTGGCCGGTGGAGAACAGGTGCAGGTCCGGTAGAGAAAGTCAAGGTTGCTCATATATCCAGAGGCTGTCCTGACATAAAGCAAAAACTAAGAAAGCTAATCGATTTTTTAATtacacttaaaaacaaatgtgtagCGCTTTAAAAGTTTGGATGTAACACCACATGGCTCTACAAAGCAGTTCAGTTGGGAAATGGCGGAACAATATAAAGTTTCATCTAGTCAAGAAAAGCCGCCTTTTCCTCTCACAGGTAACCAACTCGGTGATATTAGCAGCGGCTACATGACGAGACGAATGAAACTATTACTTACCAAGTCTAACAGATGATGCTGGCAGGACTCGGGGATTCTTAAATGGCCCAAAACACCGTCGTTCAAAAGTTAAAGGTGAAATTATGATCTCTAAAACTAGGACCGGGGTCGGA is a window encoding:
- the si:ch211-145o7.3 gene encoding forkhead box protein N2, encoding MENSSHTLPPSSPCPTTLGGSLPFSSSPQQTCSNGRVSLPLSPISFPPSPTSLSPATAESFQSSSPLSHCTASQCLEGQNVQCLSLANISDQDDLTCLSWLHQRGNLLPLQPLPKMAPLPQLESSTSSQSFSPGSSKPPYSFSSLIFMAIEDSPDKRLPVKDIYEWIVNNFPYYRTASGGWRNSVRHNLSLSKSFRRIQRDKSQSVGKGSLWCVCPEYRPALLEVLRKTHSYHSTNSNLINKPELLEGADYGVPAVCDSMEISDPLSHTLLLSTPSPQTLITDNPSFAENPPCPLTPDHEELVTMESVDYQQEEVSEEMEKDPLSDSGYIELHYYQSHQYQYLVLPGDTELDLETVEILQLDAEAQEAAGSLLDLAGGGY